gagaaagaagaagaaccaacaaTATCGCAATGTTTCATTGTCGCCGTCTTGTTCTTTCCTGCAGATATGGTGCGAGTCAAGCCGCTACTTTTCTCCGAAGGTTCGTCAGTCTTATATTCTTAAACCCctcttaaaccctaattttttaattCCTCAGTGGATCTTACTTACAGAACAAAATTGTTACTTCCATCTGCTATTAAAAATTTGCTCTCTTTGTTGGAATTTTGATGCTGATGCGAATGTTTCTTGTTGGGCTTTTCTTTGAAAGTATCAAAATTGAAGCTTTTGCTTATTTTCCTAACTGAAGAAAGTCTTGTTCTTGGAACCATTAGATTGAATCGAACCCTTGATTGATCTCAATTTCAAGACTTCTTTTTGTTTAGGTCTGGACCATCGAAACGAATTCAATCATTCAATTACAGTAAATCAACAAGACAGGGCCATGAAATGCCAGATGCTAATCCTCTCTTTCCtttaggaggaggaggaggaggaactcAAGCTTCTTCTCGTTCTCGTGCTCGTTATGCTGTTGTATAGTTTTCTCTTGTTGCTTTAACTTGTTCTTGTCTTGGATCttttgttttgggaaaaaaccaATTCGATGCTATGTTTGCATTTTCAGCCAGCAATTGTGCTTGGATTTGCTGGATTCATCACCTTTCTTCATTACAACGATGAGAGAAGAGCAGTTccaaaaggtatatatatatatatacatatatatagactttGATGATGCTGTTTGACACATTGGATTGATAAAAAATGCTTAGATCTTTTCTACTTGCTACTTTTGCAGGTCAAACAAGCACCAGCAGCAACAGTGGTTGTGGATGCGGTTCTAATACAACTGTCAAAGGTCCAATTATTGGAGGTCCGTTTACTCTTATGAGCACTGAAAATAAGATAGTCACTGAGAAAGATGTTTGCGGTAAATGGATTCTACTCTACTTTGGATACTCGTTTTCCCCGGATGTTGGACCTGAGCAATTGAAGATGATGTCCAAAGCAGTTGATAAACTAGGTTGACTCACTTAAACTGAGCTGAACTCCATACCTTTCACATTATAATATGATCTTTTTAGTAATGATGTCTTCTTGTCTTGATGGGAACAGAGTCTAAACATAACCAGAATATTCTGCCTGTCTTCGTCACTCTTGACCCTCAACGAGATTCGCCTTCTCATCTCCGCGCATACTTGAAAGGTCTCGGTTTTGCTTTCTGCTCCCGTGTTATACAGCTATTTTTTCGCAACCCCCTGAAGTTTTTCTGTTGCTTGTGTCTTTTTTGCAGAGTTTGACAGTAGAATACTAGGACTAACCGGAGCTGCAAGTGCAATGAGGCAAATGGCACAAGAGTATCGTGTCTACTTCAAGAAAGTTCAAGAAGACGGAGACGATTATCTCGTTGATACTTCTCACAACATGTAAGGATTCATCTTCTGAAAGCACACGCATCTTGTTCTttcataagaaagaaagaaacaaaagcctaatgttgtgatgtttgttttgtataggTACTTGTTAAATCCGAAGATGGAGGTTGTGAGATGCTTTGGGGTTGAGTATAATCCAGATGAGCTCTCACAAGAGGTTCTTAAAGAAGTTACTTCTGTTTCACAATGAACCATTTTGACCAAATACTAAAGAGAGAAACATTATTAGGCTGCGctctttgattgttttcttcaatTGGTGAATTTCATTTAGACGATTTTGTTAATCCTTCTTTTTGTcattgaaaaaggaaaattagatAGTAGATCCAGCAAACTTgttgaaattttgaaatctaaacTATATGGTATGAAGTTTCTGGAATCTTCATCCTCGCTCACAAGGAGTGGAAGAGATTGTGTCGATGCTACCGCTTTTGTTAGATCTGGaggatggatttgattttagagAATAATATAAATGTAGGTGATTGAATTGGTTTGGTGGAGCATTTTGACTTCTCCTATGGAGTATGGTGTTATAGCTTTGACGAAACAAAGAATATATGTAGTGATAACTCAAATAATGTACAGTTCCTTTCATAATCCTTTGTTGGGATTTACATTTTACTAAATCATTTAGGTTTCTTTAATTATCTTTCAATGAAATAGAAATCGAAGTGATTGAATCTTTTGCTTGGATATTTTGTTGGCAAGATGTGTTTTCTTTAGTTTATTTCAATCAGAGCACAGTGAAAAGGAAACAACATACGAGTAAGTCGGTCATAAGGTCAAATAAAGGAAACTTGAGTCATAAggtcaaataaaagaaagacaTAACAGAgatgtgtaaaaaaaaaggaaactttgaTCCCAAGACACGCGGACATAAGATGAGTCTATAAATATAGGTCTCGCCcttactctttctctctatctgaTTGTTTACTGATTCTTGCAATTTACATGCTCTGATTTTTTAGggttctcttttctcttattcGATCCCTGCGCTTGCTTTAATTCTATTTCAATTACATCGcagtctctctctccctctcaccATCACAAAGTATGAAGATGCTTGACGCTAGTCCACGGAGACGGCGACGGTGTTTTGTTTTGCCGGTGATCCCAACAAAAAACTAGGTCAATTTCAtcccttctcttttttttttttttacgctaagttaaaaggaaaaaatgttttcttactgttttttttttcattcaattttttttataaattgctttttctaaaaaaacttttctaattttaattaatgaaaattggGTAATAAGTTTACAATATGATGTGAAAACTAATCAGGTTTTGGATCCAGTCATTTGATAGTCACTTGATCGTTAGAGATTCCATAAATCGAACTTGTTTATCGCatctttatataaatttagcattcaattttctatttaatttttaaacgtttttattgattttaaaaaactttttttttaattttaattaatgaaaaattggATAATAAATTTACAATATGATGTAAAAACTAATCAGATTTTGGATCCAGTCATTTGATATATTCACTTGATCGTTAGAAATTCCACAAATCAAACTTGTTTATCACATCGTTATGTAGATTTCACAATTTTctagataatttttaaaaggttttttttccttactgattttaaaagatttaaaactttcattgtcattctattttttttaaaaaaatttgaacattttagtctaaaagttttaataaaattttaaataataaaaaaataataaaatttgcaaTATGATGTGAAAGTTAAACTGATTTTGGATCCGTCATTTAATAGTTAGAGATTTCACAATTAGTATtcaatttctaattaaaaaaaaaaagaatttcaatttttccttatagattttttttttttaaaaacaactattagttatattttattttgttttaaataaataaaaaatagttttttttacaaaataaaaattagttataaactttttattcatatgtttattattttacaatatgaagttcaagattttggtttgaaatgaatttgaatattttataacttaTCCATACTTAACCGTtgataaaatgtaaaattaaaaaacctttATTAACTGAAAATTTGGAAAACAATATGAAACGATGAtgataacaaattatttatgagcgtggaaaaaaaaattatttatgagaGTGGGAAAAAATCTACATTTtgcttttaataaagtttttggtgtACTATGTAAGTATGTAGTAtattttttgggggttttttttttttaaaaaaaaactatttaaatttaatgcTTTCAGTAGCTTTCCTCATTCAATTCGGATTGTAATGTTCAGTTTATCGaagattattaaattaaaactctATTTCTGTCATGAGACAATAAATAACAATTCTATTTCTGCTCTTTAGTCTTTACGCTAATCTCTTtctatattttccttttatgattttaaagtaaaaagaataaaaaagaaaagagaaaagatatcTTTGAACCATTGATTGAAgtgtttcaagaaaaaaaaaaacctttttttcaCTTGGAAtcagaagaaagagaagaaaacaaaaaaagaaatggagagAAACACGCCGGTGAGAAACCCTCACACTTCCACCGCCGATCTGCTTTCCTGGTCAGAAACCCCTCCTCCTCAACATTCTACAACCCCTTCCGCCGCTCGTTCTCACCAGGTCCGTTTGTTTCTTCATTAAATATattctcacttttttttgtttttctattgaGAAAGCTGAACCGtgatttcttctttcatttattttacagCCATCCGATGGAATCAGCAAGATTCTCGGCGGAGGTCAGATCACAGATGAGGAAGCTCAGTCTCTCAATAAGCTGTAAGAAGATCTATTTTAAATCTCATCCCTCATGCAAAATCTTTATTTAACCATTTCATTACCAGATCTAAGTTGAAACAGAATCGGTTCTTGAAAGggattgcatttttttttattattcacaaaaaaaaaaaaaaaatggttcctTTGTTTGAATGtcagttctttttattttattttgtgatatcATCATTTTGAAGCAATGATGAACTTATGAAAAGAGATTGGTCAAATGCTTTTTTGGCTTAtctgaggatttttttttaattctatattttattacattcattGTTCTCATCAAGCCCCACCATTTACATGTCAATCTACTACTGTTTCATTATCTCTATTGAGGAgttctttgtctcttctttgtTGATACTTATAATTTAGCTTTACCTAATTTGCTTATACTTTCCATGATCTGCTAGTGTTAAAGGTTGAATCTTTACTTGTTTTTTAAGgctattttattcttttttttttttgtttacaggaAGAATTGTTCAGGGTACAAGTTGAAAGAGATGACTGGGAGTGGCATATTTACTGATAAGGCAAAAGTTGGGTCTGATTCCGATGCTACTGATCCAAAGACTGGACTCCGTTACTATCAGGTAACTTATACTTTTCTTGTGACTCTCATGTTTGTTTCAACAGATTTTGAAACATGTGTATTTCAGAAATGGTAGTTAGGTAATAATAATGTATTTCTGAAATTTGCAGCAAACTCTGAATGGGATGAGTCAGATATCTTTCAGCGCTGACGGGAATGTTTCCCCTAAGAAACCAACCACTTTAACCGAGGTTGCAAAGCAAAGAGAGCTTAGCGGAAACTTGCTCACCGAGGCTGACTTAAAGAGCAACAAGCAGATATCAAGTGCTAAGATCGAAGAGATCAGCGGTCATAACATCTTTGGACCTCCACCTGAGATTCAGCCTCGATCTTTGGCTGCTGCTCAACAAGAAGCTAGAGGTAACAGAGACATGGGAGAGCCTGCACCAAGGAACTTACGTACTTCTGTTAAAGTTTCCAATGTAAGTATACTTTATCTTGGCAATgcttttttgaaaagttttactTTCTCTTCGATTTgagattgttattttttttttttgcataattttgcAAACAGCCAGCAGGAGGACAAAGCAACATACTATTCAGTGAAGAACCTGTTGTGAAGACATCAAAGAAGATACATAACCAGAAGTTTCAGGAACTCACTGGCAACGGTATTTTCAAAGGCGACGAATCACCTGGTACTGCAGATAAGCAGTTAAGCTCAGCTAAACTAAGGGAAATGAGTGGAAACAATATTTTCGCAGACGGGAAGTCAGAATCCCGAGACTACTTTGGTGGTATGAGGAAGCCTCCCGGCGGTGAAAGCAGCATTTCATTGGTTTAAGGACTGGGAGACTATCACGTTTCAGGTTCTTTAGAGTTAAGTTACCTAGAGTCTTCATCTATTTGTACGGTTCGTTAATAAACActcttggtgttgttgtttttagtagctacattgaagttcataactTTATATAAGATCCTTTGTTGTGACAATTTTAGTCTtcactttagaaaaaaaaaaaaaagaaaaagcagagtATGGCTCGATACGTCGTCGTTCTGATTGgaacaaacaaaaagtagataaaaaagagaaatcGACTCCACTGGGGATCGAACCCAGAGTCTCTGGTTTCGTAGACCAGCGCCTTATCCATTGGGCCATGGAGTCTTTCTTGTACAATGATCTTCTACAAACTATATATCATGTATACCAACAAACTAAAAAGCTTTGAAGACTACTTTTCTCGTAAGCTCCCCGTCACCTTTCTCTCACACCgaataatatatgtttggtcgtctttttatattttagttaagCTGTCTCAAAAACGATtcatatccaaaaccaaaacccttgTCCCTTAACCAATTCAGCtctgaagaaagaaagaaaattaaaagctTGCTAATCGGATAAGATTAGACCTAAGActaaaggagagagagagagagagagatggtttTCTTCTTTAGCAGATGatctttccaaaattttctaaGAATGGCGTATTAGGTAAACGATCACAGCTCAATAACAGATTGGTGGGAGAAGCTGACTCGATTTTGTGGTGTAGATTggtcagaaagaaagaagatattgTGGAATCTGcaagtttttatattttcactAAAAATAGATTTCAGTTAAAAAGAGGGAGGACGCACGACTAGAAAAAAATGGGGAAACACCACAAATCATCATCTTTCAGAAGCAAAGCAGTGCACTTTGTCACCGATTTCACCGCTGGTCTTCTTCTTAATCCCATCTCTGATAAACCCCCCTCCTCTGCTTCGCCTCCTCTTCCGGTATCTATCttaaagttttcttctttttctcttcttgtttgaCATTTAGAGTCTTTTGTTCTTGACCATTGCTTCTGGGACTTTGCTGTAATGGGTCTCTGCGTTAATGCTTAGTTGCTTTGAATATTGTATCATGTGTATTTTGATGGATTGATGAGTGCTTCTAGGTAGGACTATAAATTTGTGTGATCATTTAATGAGCTCAGGttagttttctcattttttttttcttaattagggTGAGGAAGATGAGTCTAATAAGAGAAATCAACTAGAATCTCTTACTGAGGAGGAGCAGCAGCAGCCTAAGAAGGATTTGGTAGACGAGCCAgatacttcttctttctctgcatTCCTTGGTTCACTGTTATCTTCAGACCCCCAAGACAAAAAGAAGGATCAGGATCAAGAcgaagaatcagaagaagaagaagaagaagaagaagaagaagaagaagaagaagaagaagaagaagaagaagaagaagctgaggcaGAAACAAGTgatacatcatcatcttcgGTGAATCATATTGGAAAAATGAAGGAGGCTACTAGTGGTGGTGTTAAGAAGAGCTTGTTGTCTAAGTATAAACAGCATTTGAAGAATTT
The sequence above is a segment of the Camelina sativa cultivar DH55 chromosome 10, Cs, whole genome shotgun sequence genome. Coding sequences within it:
- the LOC104716271 gene encoding protein SCO1 homolog 2, mitochondrial-like isoform X1, whose protein sequence is MFHCRRLVLSCRYGASQAATFLRRSGPSKRIQSFNYSKSTRQGHEMPDANPLFPLGGGGGGTQASSRSRARYAVPAIVLGFAGFITFLHYNDERRAVPKGQTSTSSNSGCGCGSNTTVKGPIIGGPFTLMSTENKIVTEKDVCGKWILLYFGYSFSPDVGPEQLKMMSKAVDKLESKHNQNILPVFVTLDPQRDSPSHLRAYLKEFDSRILGLTGAASAMRQMAQEYRVYFKKVQEDGDDYLVDTSHNMYLLNPKMEVVRCFGVEYNPDELSQEVLKEVTSVSQ
- the LOC104716273 gene encoding uncharacterized protein LOC104716273, with product MERNTPVRNPHTSTADLLSWSETPPPQHSTTPSAARSHQPSDGISKILGGGQITDEEAQSLNKLKNCSGYKLKEMTGSGIFTDKAKVGSDSDATDPKTGLRYYQQTLNGMSQISFSADGNVSPKKPTTLTEVAKQRELSGNLLTEADLKSNKQISSAKIEEISGHNIFGPPPEIQPRSLAAAQQEARGNRDMGEPAPRNLRTSVKVSNPAGGQSNILFSEEPVVKTSKKIHNQKFQELTGNGIFKGDESPGTADKQLSSAKLREMSGNNIFADGKSESRDYFGGMRKPPGGESSISLV
- the LOC104716271 gene encoding protein SCO1 homolog 2, mitochondrial-like isoform X2, translating into MVRVKPLLFSEDFFLFRSGPSKRIQSFNYSKSTRQGHEMPDANPLFPLGGGGGGTQASSRSRARYAVPAIVLGFAGFITFLHYNDERRAVPKGQTSTSSNSGCGCGSNTTVKGPIIGGPFTLMSTENKIVTEKDVCGKWILLYFGYSFSPDVGPEQLKMMSKAVDKLESKHNQNILPVFVTLDPQRDSPSHLRAYLKEFDSRILGLTGAASAMRQMAQEYRVYFKKVQEDGDDYLVDTSHNMYLLNPKMEVVRCFGVEYNPDELSQEVLKEVTSVSQ